A window of Synergistales bacterium genomic DNA:
CGATCCCTTCGCCCGCACCGGGTGCTCCTGTTCGGCGGCTATCTCTCCGTGCCGTTTTTGATCCACCTCTGTTTTGCGGGATCCAGGACGGTTCTGCACGAGCAGAATGCCAGGGCCGGAAAGGCAACACGATTGGCGCGACGACTCGGCATGTCGATTGCATCAGGATGGCCCCGATGTGAACCCTTGCCTGTTGGGACGTACCGGTACGTTGGGGTGCCGGTCCGCCGGCCGGAGAGATTGCGCAAGCAAATCGCTTGGCATACACTGGTTCCCGAGGCACCCTGTCCCGATGGGCCCATTGTTGTTGTCATGGGAGGGTCATTGGGTAGCGCATCGCTTGAAGAGCGTTTGTCGCGGCTCAGCAGGCGAAGATCTCTGCGGGGCTGGCGATTCCTCCTTGTGGGTGCCAAGGGGCGGCGGGAAGCACCGTCTGAGCAGATATACCATCTGCCGCTGCAGTGGGATATCAATCCTCTCTTGAGTGTGGCGGACATTGCTGTTGTCAGAGGGGGCGCATCAACGCTTTCCGAAATGGCGGCATGGAATATGCCTGCAGTGGTGGTGCCATGGCTCGCTGCGACCGACAGTCATCAGGACGCAAACGCCCGGGCTTTTTTGGCGTGTGGAAAGGGAGCACTCTGGTACGAAAGCATGTCTGATGATGAGCTCGAAGAGCGGCTTCTTTTCCTGTACCGGGAGCATGCCGGATTGGAACAGCTGTGTGACGAGGGGCGCGCTGATTTTTTTGAAGAGAGCGTAAATCTAGCATTGTGTAATTATTTATTGGGTAGTGAAAGCATGAAAGGGGATGGCCCGCTTGGTCGATAATTCCATATTTGAGAATACGCACCGTGTTCACCTGATGGGTATCGGAGGAGCTGGCATGAGCGGCCTAGCGGTCCTTCTCGATGAAATAGGGTGTGAGGTGTCGGGATGTGATGTGCTCAGCACTCCCTACCAGGAGAAGGTGAGGCAACGGGGAATCCCGGTGGCGATTGGTCACGATGTCGGTCATTTGGAACAATTTTCCCCGGAGTTGCTCGTATACAGCAGTGCCATTGCCGCTTCGAATGAGGAGCTTCGGGCGGCCCGGGACCGCCGTATACCCATAGCCAGCCGGGCGGAGGTCCTGAGCTGGCTCTTCAATAACAGAAAGGGTATCGGTATCGCCGGAACACACGGGAAGACCACCACATCTTCCATGATAGCGCTGATTCTGGAGATGGCCGACTACGAGCCCACGGCTGCTATCGGTGGCGAGCTGTGCGATATCGGAGGCAATGCGAAGCTTGGTTCCGGTGAACATATGGTGGCTGAACTGGACGAAAGTGATGGTTCCTTCACGTTGTTCGAGTCCTCCATCGCGGTGGTGACCAATATCGACTGGGACCATGTCGACCAGTATCCCGACATGGCGAGTATGCACAGGGCCTTTTCCGAATTTCTGGGCAAAGCAAAACGTGACTGCTCCTACGTGATGTGCGCCGAGGATCTCGGTGCGGCGGATATGATGACGAGACTGCCTTCCCACCAGCTGGTCACCTATGGGTGGGGCAGGGGATGGCATTGGGGCGCCACGGATCTCCAGCATGTCCCCGGCGGCGGGATTGTCTTCTCGGTCTTTCAGAGGGGGAAACCGATGGGGACCCTGCGTCTGGGTATATCCGGGGAGCACAACGCGCTCAATGCTCTGGCGGCCTGTGCGGTGGCACAGATGGTGGGTGTTCCCTTTGAGACCTGCCGGAAGGCCCTGCGCCTTTTCCGTGGAGCGAAGCGGCGCCTCCAGCTGGTCGGCTCTGTCGGGGGTGTCACTATCTATGACGACTATGGACACCACCCACGGGAAATCCGCGCCACCATCGACGCTGTCAGGAACATATTTCCCGATCGGAGGCTGCTCACGATCTTTCAGCCTCATCGGTATACGAGGACCGTCGCAATGTACCGTGATTTCGCCAAGGTGCTGTCACTCTCACACAAAACGTATCTGCTTCCCATTTTTGCAGCGGACGAGAAGGCGCGAGAGGGTGTCACGTCGGGTATGATTGTGGACGAGATGACCAACAGGGGTGAGCATAGCCAACTCCTCCGGGACAAGGACGATGCCGTCCAGGCGATCCGCCGTGCCCTGCTCCCGGGTGACCTTGTTTTGACGCTTGGAGCGGGAGATATCAACATGGTTGGTGAACGCCTCTTTGACGTCCTCCGTCGGGAGGAAGTGTCCAATGCCCTGGTTGTCAGCGCTTGAGGAAGAACTGACATGCCAGTGCAGGCGGCATGTTCCCCTGCATCACCATACGACCTGGGGGACAGGAGGACCGGTGGAGGCCTTTGTCTCCCCCGCGTTGATAGAGGATATCGTTGCGCTGTACCGTCTTCGCAATCGGTATGGGTTCCCCATATGGGCCCTGGGGGGCGGAAGTAATGTGCTTGTGCCGGACAGGGGGCTGCCCGGCGTGCTCCTGCACACGGCGAATCTGCAGCAACAGTGGGTGGAAGAGAGAGGCGCGTGCGTAACACTTATCGCAGAAAGCGGTGTGCCCCTTCATCGACTCCTGGCTCGATGCAGCGCCGAAGGATGGACCGGGTTGGAATTCATGGCGGGAATCCCGGGCTCACTGGGAGGCGCGGTCTTTTGCAATTCCGGAACGAAGATGCAGAGCATCTGCCAACGACTACGATGGGTAGACGTGATTGAGAGCGACGAAGCAGTCCGTCGCTATTCCAACGAAGAGTTTGCCTGGAGCTACCGACACTGCTCCCTCAGGGGGTTTGTCTACAGGGTTGCCCTCGAGCTTGAACCGTCTGTCCCGGCTACGGTGCGCAGGAGGATCCGGGAGTGCCTGAAGGATCGGTCCCGGCAACCCCAGGGCAGGAAAACGGCAGGCTGTGTGTTTAAAAATCCTGATGGAATGAGTGCGGGAAGGTTGCTCGAGGAGTGTGGATGCAAGGGATTGCGGATCGGCGGAGCCAGGGTCTCGCCGTCACACTGCAATTTTATCGAAAATATAGAGAATGCCGCCTCGAAGGATATCCTGGAACTCATCGGCATATGCCAACGGCGGCTTCGTGCGGAGAAGCATATTGATGTAGGCCTGGAGGTTCAACTGCTCGGGGAATGTGGTGATGGGTGTCCGGCGTAGCGGCGTTCTTCTGCTTGGTGCCATCTTGTTGGGATGTCTGTATCATCTGGAGGAACACGCACAGTTCCTGCGTCTCCGTACTATCGAAATGCAGCCTTCCGAGCGGTTCCCGGCAACCGCAATCTGGGAAGGCCTCCCGCCGGAGGTTGAACGGTTCGGACTTCTGTTCGGTTTTGTTTCGCACTCTCTCGCAGAGAAGCTCTCGGCACGGTTCCCGATCCGATGCACCTTTTCCGGGAGATGGTCTCTGCATCCGGTGTGTACCATGGAGCCGCACAGACCCATCATTGCGATACAATATAAGGAGAAGAGCTGGTATCTTGGAACGGAAGGGCACCTCTGGGCGATGGAACATCCATGGAATGCGCTGATAGATACGGAGGATGCCGACAGCATTCCCGTCTTGCATTGGGAAATAGAGAGACAGCTACCGATTGAGACGATCTCTCGCGATCAGGTGTACATGTCCCGTTTTGCCGCAAAGAGGGTGAACAGGTACATGCAAACCCTGCAAGAGCTGCACTGGCTCCAGTCGATGCAATCCTGGACGTTAAGCAGGAAGACAGGCGAAGCAGTGGTGCGGATCACGCTGCCCCTTGAAGGAAATCGCGTTACTGTTATCCTCAAGGAT
This region includes:
- a CDS encoding UDP-N-acetylglucosamine--N-acetylmuramyl-(pentapeptide) pyrophosphoryl-undecaprenol N-acetylglucosamine transferase, translating into MSTLLLVAGGTGGHLWPAIAFKRWIDANTEWTTCLVTGSRPLEYAILAEAGIDPVRLDIEGSPLGVSGIRSLRRWKAVLQSLVQARRILRSLRPHRVLLFGGYLSVPFLIHLCFAGSRTVLHEQNARAGKATRLARRLGMSIASGWPRCEPLPVGTYRYVGVPVRRPERLRKQIAWHTLVPEAPCPDGPIVVVMGGSLGSASLEERLSRLSRRRSLRGWRFLLVGAKGRREAPSEQIYHLPLQWDINPLLSVADIAVVRGGASTLSEMAAWNMPAVVVPWLAATDSHQDANARAFLACGKGALWYESMSDDELEERLLFLYREHAGLEQLCDEGRADFFEESVNLALCNYLLGSESMKGDGPLGR
- the murC gene encoding UDP-N-acetylmuramate--L-alanine ligase, with the translated sequence MARLVDNSIFENTHRVHLMGIGGAGMSGLAVLLDEIGCEVSGCDVLSTPYQEKVRQRGIPVAIGHDVGHLEQFSPELLVYSSAIAASNEELRAARDRRIPIASRAEVLSWLFNNRKGIGIAGTHGKTTTSSMIALILEMADYEPTAAIGGELCDIGGNAKLGSGEHMVAELDESDGSFTLFESSIAVVTNIDWDHVDQYPDMASMHRAFSEFLGKAKRDCSYVMCAEDLGAADMMTRLPSHQLVTYGWGRGWHWGATDLQHVPGGGIVFSVFQRGKPMGTLRLGISGEHNALNALAACAVAQMVGVPFETCRKALRLFRGAKRRLQLVGSVGGVTIYDDYGHHPREIRATIDAVRNIFPDRRLLTIFQPHRYTRTVAMYRDFAKVLSLSHKTYLLPIFAADEKAREGVTSGMIVDEMTNRGEHSQLLRDKDDAVQAIRRALLPGDLVLTLGAGDINMVGERLFDVLRREEVSNALVVSA
- the murB gene encoding UDP-N-acetylmuramate dehydrogenase; the encoded protein is MPWLSALEEELTCQCRRHVPLHHHTTWGTGGPVEAFVSPALIEDIVALYRLRNRYGFPIWALGGGSNVLVPDRGLPGVLLHTANLQQQWVEERGACVTLIAESGVPLHRLLARCSAEGWTGLEFMAGIPGSLGGAVFCNSGTKMQSICQRLRWVDVIESDEAVRRYSNEEFAWSYRHCSLRGFVYRVALELEPSVPATVRRRIRECLKDRSRQPQGRKTAGCVFKNPDGMSAGRLLEECGCKGLRIGGARVSPSHCNFIENIENAASKDILELIGICQRRLRAEKHIDVGLEVQLLGECGDGCPA